Proteins from a genomic interval of Thermoanaerobacterium thermosaccharolyticum DSM 571:
- a CDS encoding IS110 family transposase, which translates to MQDILECCCGLDIHKESIVACLLKGPVNKQPSSEIRVFSTLLSDLDSLKAWLVEENCMHVAMESTGIYWVPVYETLETAFDGRMSLIVANARHMKNVPGKKTDMKDAEWIATLLRAGLLNGSFIPEKDIREARDLTRYRKSVISDITSQKNRIEKFLQSCGFRLSSFISDIFGASGSAIIKHLYTHGSITIKDLDSCLKTQTRRRINEIMQAINGRLDKHQMQFLKMMFGHLESLKAHLSEVESQINSFICKYDHQIELIDGIPGIDKTAASTILAEIGTDMSKFKTAEHICSWAGLSPGNNESAGKKKRVNINKGNPYIKCILCEVAWIITRQRKSYLCAWYWRMKQRKGAKKAIVALARKLLVIIYTMLKTDTKYNENCFESRRLQTEKKRVARMVYELQKLGFEVKQPA; encoded by the coding sequence ATGCAAGACATTCTTGAATGCTGTTGCGGACTTGATATCCACAAAGAATCCATAGTTGCATGCCTTCTCAAAGGACCGGTTAACAAACAACCTTCCTCTGAAATCAGAGTGTTTTCAACACTGCTTTCAGACCTTGATTCTCTAAAAGCATGGCTTGTTGAAGAAAACTGCATGCATGTGGCTATGGAAAGTACAGGTATATACTGGGTACCTGTCTATGAAACTCTTGAAACAGCATTTGATGGCCGTATGTCCCTGATTGTTGCCAATGCAAGGCACATGAAGAATGTGCCCGGCAAGAAGACCGATATGAAAGATGCGGAATGGATTGCTACTCTTTTAAGGGCTGGTCTTCTCAACGGAAGTTTTATTCCGGAAAAAGATATCCGGGAGGCCAGGGACCTCACAAGATATCGTAAAAGCGTTATATCGGATATAACTTCACAAAAGAATCGTATTGAGAAGTTTCTACAAAGCTGCGGTTTCAGGCTTTCATCTTTCATATCAGATATATTTGGTGCTTCTGGCAGTGCAATAATAAAGCATCTTTACACCCACGGCAGCATTACTATCAAGGATCTTGACAGTTGTCTTAAAACCCAAACCCGTAGAAGGATAAATGAAATAATGCAGGCTATAAATGGCAGACTGGACAAACACCAGATGCAGTTTCTTAAAATGATGTTCGGTCATCTCGAGAGTCTTAAAGCCCATCTTTCAGAGGTTGAGAGCCAGATTAATTCATTTATCTGTAAGTATGACCATCAAATAGAGCTAATAGATGGTATACCGGGTATAGATAAAACAGCTGCATCTACAATCCTTGCAGAAATCGGCACTGATATGAGTAAATTCAAAACTGCTGAACATATTTGTTCTTGGGCAGGGTTAAGTCCAGGCAATAATGAAAGTGCGGGTAAAAAAAAACGAGTAAACATCAATAAAGGTAACCCATATATAAAATGCATCCTTTGTGAAGTAGCCTGGATAATAACCCGCCAGAGGAAATCATACCTGTGTGCATGGTATTGGAGGATGAAACAGCGTAAAGGTGCCAAAAAAGCAATTGTAGCTCTTGCCAGGAAACTACTTGTAATCATCTATACTATGCTTAAAACAGATACAAAGTATAACGAAAACTGTTTTGAATCACGCAGGCTTCAAACCGAGAAAAAACGAGTTGCAAGAATGGTTTATGAACTTCAAAAACTCGGTTTTGAGGTAAAGCAGCCTGCATAA
- the cas1b gene encoding type I-B CRISPR-associated endonuclease Cas1b, whose translation MKKSIYINISGRLSRKDNTIFFESETFGKKFIPVNNVEEIFLFGEIDFNTKAINFLAQNNITVHVFNYYGYYSGSFYPREHLPSGFLLVKQVEKYKDENERLKIAKELINGASHNILKNIKYYANRKEGLDEYVERIENERKNLKDVKTINELMGVEGRIRNIYYCAFETIIDGKFAFKNRTMNPPDNPINALISFGNSMMYSIVLTEIYNTQLNPTVSYLHEPGERRFSLSLDISEIFKPIIIDRIIFSLINQKMIREEHFDQDLEMCYLNDKGRIIFQREFEEKLGTIIKHPKLNRSVSYRRLIRLECYKIIKHLLDEEEYESLKMWW comes from the coding sequence ATGAAAAAAAGCATATATATAAATATAAGTGGACGACTTAGCAGGAAAGACAATACCATTTTCTTTGAAAGTGAAACATTTGGGAAAAAGTTTATACCTGTGAACAATGTAGAAGAAATATTTTTATTTGGAGAAATAGATTTTAATACAAAAGCAATCAATTTTTTAGCACAAAACAATATAACAGTGCACGTATTTAATTATTACGGCTATTATTCCGGAAGTTTTTATCCAAGAGAACATTTGCCTTCGGGTTTTTTACTAGTTAAGCAAGTGGAAAAATACAAAGATGAGAATGAAAGACTCAAAATCGCGAAGGAACTTATTAATGGCGCTAGTCACAATATATTAAAAAACATTAAGTATTATGCGAATAGAAAAGAAGGGCTAGACGAATATGTTGAAAGAATTGAGAATGAGAGAAAAAACCTAAAGGATGTCAAGACAATAAATGAGCTCATGGGTGTCGAAGGCAGGATTAGAAATATATATTATTGTGCTTTTGAAACAATAATTGATGGGAAATTTGCATTTAAGAATAGAACAATGAATCCTCCAGACAATCCCATAAATGCGTTGATTTCCTTTGGAAATTCGATGATGTATTCTATTGTTCTTACAGAGATTTATAATACACAGTTAAATCCGACTGTAAGCTATTTGCATGAGCCTGGCGAAAGAAGATTTTCTTTAAGTCTTGATATAAGTGAAATATTTAAACCCATCATTATAGATAGGATTATTTTTAGCTTAATAAATCAAAAAATGATAAGAGAAGAACATTTTGATCAGGATTTAGAGATGTGCTATCTAAATGATAAAGGTAGAATTATATTTCAAAGAGAGTTTGAAGAAAAATTAGGGACAATTATAAAACATCCCAAATTAAATAGAAGTGTAAGCTATAGAAGACTTATAAGACTTGAATGTTATAAAATTATTAAGCATTTATTAGATGAAGAAGAATATGAATCATTAAAGATGTGGTGGTAA
- a CDS encoding IS4 family transposase, with protein MNSITQNYQIDNKVSTSIKSFFKKYRISAALRLSNAYKSKGIPFISIFEYLFCMIFTNRSMYMNMLMGTNQAGFKKDTVYRFLNSIHINWIRFTTWLSAQIINETITGLTSDKRVNVLIVDDSLFERSSSKKVELLAKVYDHAKKTYKYGFRLLTLGWSDGNTFLPVNGCLLSTENQKNRINEAITMDKRSAGYLRRNLAQTKATAVVLELIKAAKKAMIPASYVLFDTWFCSPSSLIAIKEMGYDIIAMAKKTSKMHYLYNGIMQPLTAIYKQNRKRRGRSRYLLSVEVSLEKDGKSIPARIVFVRNKNKRKDYLALITTDMNLNEDEIIRIYGKRWDIEVFFKVCKSYLKLSKECNSLSYDAMTAHTAIVFTRYMMLALENRRSSDLRTMGEIFYYIQDEMSDITLIQAFHLLMQVFLDTIADKLSLTSEQLDQLLNAFMAAIPKELKERLPKCA; from the coding sequence ATGAATAGTATAACACAAAATTACCAAATTGATAATAAGGTTTCTACTTCGATTAAAAGTTTTTTCAAAAAATATAGAATTTCGGCTGCTTTAAGGTTATCGAATGCTTACAAAAGCAAGGGTATTCCCTTTATTTCCATTTTCGAGTACTTATTCTGTATGATCTTTACCAATAGATCTATGTATATGAATATGCTAATGGGTACAAATCAGGCTGGTTTTAAGAAGGACACGGTTTACAGGTTCTTAAACTCTATTCATATCAATTGGATCCGGTTTACTACTTGGCTTAGCGCACAGATTATAAATGAGACAATTACTGGGTTAACAAGCGATAAACGCGTAAATGTTCTTATTGTGGATGACTCTTTGTTTGAACGCTCTAGCTCTAAAAAAGTAGAACTACTAGCAAAAGTATATGACCATGCTAAGAAAACATACAAGTATGGCTTTCGCTTACTTACACTCGGATGGTCAGATGGAAATACTTTTCTCCCAGTCAATGGCTGTCTTTTATCTACTGAAAATCAAAAGAATCGTATCAATGAAGCTATAACTATGGACAAGCGATCCGCCGGGTATTTAAGAAGGAATTTAGCCCAAACCAAAGCAACAGCCGTAGTTCTGGAATTAATAAAGGCCGCTAAAAAGGCAATGATTCCAGCATCCTATGTATTGTTTGACACTTGGTTTTGTTCTCCTTCTTCTTTGATTGCTATTAAAGAGATGGGCTATGATATCATTGCAATGGCGAAGAAAACATCAAAGATGCATTACCTATATAATGGAATAATGCAGCCGTTAACGGCAATATACAAGCAAAACAGAAAAAGAAGAGGTAGGTCAAGATATCTGTTATCCGTGGAAGTTTCCCTTGAAAAAGACGGAAAATCTATTCCTGCTCGAATTGTATTTGTCCGAAACAAGAATAAGCGAAAAGACTACCTGGCGCTTATTACCACGGATATGAACCTTAATGAGGATGAAATCATTCGTATATACGGAAAGCGCTGGGATATAGAAGTCTTTTTCAAAGTGTGTAAATCATACTTGAAGCTCAGCAAAGAATGTAATTCATTATCTTACGATGCGATGACAGCACATACAGCAATAGTATTTACCAGATACATGATGCTTGCACTAGAGAACCGCCGATCATCAGATTTGCGAACAATGGGAGAGATATTTTACTACATACAGGATGAAATGTCTGATATTACATTGATTCAGGCTTTTCATCTGCTTATGCAAGTATTCTTAGATACAATAGCAGATAAACTATCGCTGACTTCGGAGCAGCTGGACCAATTACTTAATGCTTTTATGGCTGCGATTCCAAAAGAACTTAAGGAAAGACTCCCAAAATGTGCATAA
- a CDS encoding DevR family CRISPR-associated autoregulator: MNWQKMKIMNLMRLMVKKEGEWEMDKNFISSLSICGELGLNMHSLNNEGGEGNQVLTREVTIVNEDGKIFTVNAVSGDMLKHIQAEHLYHISIEKGLPLCEKCKVFDANRISGDKTFTEETKDKKDEEILDMLVNKCVIDDLEGILITNNNKNLPRKSAAEFGWLIGIPEKVKTDTFFHVKLVANAGNKSNDESANQGQNIFHRPANSGIYALVSNYDIYRIGYNEISRTYAIDAIQRCERYKAFLQSIMYTFIKPNGAMRNTQDPHIISFKGVIAISNSTVPAPTISPLNDTYTNEIKAIAENINKLEKSSIRVIEFNTLSEFTEIMTDLIQNYEPYELGANN; this comes from the coding sequence ATGAACTGGCAGAAGATGAAAATAATGAACTTGATGAGATTAATGGTTAAAAAGGAAGGAGAATGGGAAATGGATAAAAACTTTATTTCTTCGTTATCGATTTGCGGAGAATTAGGACTCAATATGCATTCATTAAATAATGAAGGAGGAGAAGGGAATCAAGTTTTGACTCGGGAAGTTACAATTGTGAATGAAGATGGGAAAATTTTCACTGTAAATGCAGTTAGCGGAGACATGTTAAAACATATCCAAGCCGAACATTTGTATCATATATCAATAGAAAAAGGGCTTCCGCTTTGTGAGAAGTGTAAGGTTTTTGATGCAAATAGGATAAGTGGCGACAAAACCTTTACAGAAGAAACAAAGGACAAAAAAGATGAAGAGATTTTGGACATGTTAGTTAATAAATGTGTCATAGATGATTTGGAAGGCATCTTGATAACCAATAATAATAAAAATTTACCGAGAAAGTCAGCAGCAGAATTTGGCTGGTTGATAGGAATACCTGAAAAGGTAAAAACGGATACCTTTTTCCATGTCAAGTTAGTAGCAAATGCAGGAAATAAAAGTAACGATGAATCAGCAAATCAAGGACAAAATATATTTCATAGACCTGCCAATTCTGGCATTTATGCTTTAGTATCTAATTATGATATATATAGAATAGGTTATAATGAGATATCAAGAACATATGCTATTGATGCGATTCAAAGATGCGAAAGATATAAAGCTTTTTTGCAATCCATAATGTACACATTTATTAAACCTAATGGTGCTATGAGAAATACCCAAGATCCCCACATTATTTCTTTCAAAGGGGTTATTGCGATTTCAAATAGTACGGTTCCTGCTCCAACTATAAGTCCATTAAATGATACATATACAAATGAAATAAAAGCTATAGCAGAAAATATTAATAAATTAGAGAAAAGTTCAATTAGAGTGATAGAGTTCAATACTTTGTCAGAGTTCACTGAAATTATGACTGATTTGATACAAAATTATGAACCATATGAGTTGGGAGCAAATAATTAG
- a CDS encoding M1 family metallopeptidase — MKGKKYIWLVILVAAIGLLIYFAPIKNSNTTVYNMDLKYNDKDKTIIGTEVVDFINTDDVNLSEVYMHLYPNAFKDKDNVPFTKEEIGLAYPNGFKPGYIEINKITFNKDVPATYSIDKKTGEILKILLPKKLEKGDRINFTISFKVQIPPSQGRFGYGKNTVQVTNFYPILSVYDQNGWNNDPYYTLGDPFYSDVSNYSIRLTVPKDIVVASTGVIKSETRNGNDDVVMIDAPNVRDFALVLSPKFKVAEEDVDGIKVKSYYFDEDVGLKALKYASDAIRFYNSYIGKYPYKQYSVAESDFYMGGMEYPNLVFISKDLYSKDNLFNLEYVIAHETAHQWWYGAVGNNEVKEAWLDEGLTEYTTIMYIERYYGKATADAVFKSIISGEFYKFSKANKDDAMVKTLGQFKDWNDYTNIVYNKGAMVFSELRGLIGDEKFKEVLNKYYNQYKYKNATTQNLIDVVDSVTGKDTGGFFAEWLD; from the coding sequence ATGAAAGGTAAAAAATATATATGGCTGGTAATCCTTGTTGCTGCCATAGGGCTACTTATCTATTTTGCACCCATTAAAAACAGCAACACGACGGTGTACAATATGGATCTAAAGTACAACGATAAAGATAAAACTATTATTGGAACAGAAGTGGTAGACTTTATAAACACAGATGATGTGAATTTAAGTGAAGTGTACATGCATTTATATCCCAACGCATTTAAAGATAAAGATAATGTTCCATTTACGAAAGAAGAGATAGGATTGGCGTATCCAAATGGATTTAAGCCTGGATATATTGAGATAAACAAGATAACCTTTAATAAAGATGTACCGGCTACATACAGCATTGATAAAAAGACAGGTGAAATTTTAAAAATACTCCTTCCAAAAAAATTAGAAAAAGGCGATAGGATTAACTTTACTATTAGCTTTAAAGTACAGATTCCTCCATCTCAAGGCAGGTTTGGTTACGGCAAAAACACTGTTCAGGTGACAAATTTCTATCCAATATTATCAGTGTACGACCAAAATGGATGGAACAATGATCCATACTATACACTTGGAGACCCATTTTATAGCGATGTCTCAAATTACAGCATAAGACTTACAGTTCCTAAGGACATTGTGGTGGCATCGACAGGTGTAATAAAGTCTGAAACGAGAAATGGTAATGATGATGTTGTGATGATAGATGCGCCTAATGTAAGAGATTTTGCACTTGTGTTGAGTCCCAAGTTTAAAGTCGCTGAAGAAGACGTTGACGGCATAAAAGTTAAATCATATTATTTTGATGAAGACGTAGGATTGAAAGCATTGAAATACGCATCAGATGCCATAAGATTTTATAACAGCTACATAGGCAAATACCCGTATAAGCAGTACAGTGTTGCTGAATCAGATTTTTACATGGGCGGCATGGAATACCCAAATTTAGTTTTTATTTCAAAAGATCTTTATTCAAAGGATAACCTGTTTAATCTGGAGTATGTTATAGCGCATGAAACTGCGCATCAGTGGTGGTATGGAGCTGTTGGAAACAATGAAGTAAAGGAAGCATGGCTTGACGAAGGCCTTACGGAATATACAACAATTATGTATATCGAAAGGTATTACGGAAAAGCCACAGCAGATGCGGTATTTAAGTCAATCATTTCAGGAGAATTTTACAAGTTTTCAAAGGCAAATAAAGATGATGCTATGGTGAAGACATTAGGACAATTTAAAGACTGGAATGATTATACAAATATCGTCTACAACAAAGGTGCTATGGTATTTAGTGAACTAAGGGGGCTTATCGGTGACGAAAAATTTAAAGAAGTCCTAAATAAGTATTACAACCAGTATAAATATAAAAATGCCACTACGCAGAACCTAATAGACGTAGTGGACAGTGTAACTGGAAAGGATACAGGAGGATTCTTTGCCGAATGGCTTGATTAA
- the cas2 gene encoding CRISPR-associated endonuclease Cas2 — MLIVYDVDEKKVAKVNKYLKTYLNWVQNSVFEGELTEAQLDRIIFWFKGHLDLKSDSVLIYTASSQKWLSKRIIGIEKNSTDNIL, encoded by the coding sequence GTGCTTATAGTTTATGATGTTGATGAAAAAAAGGTTGCAAAAGTAAATAAATATTTGAAAACTTATCTAAATTGGGTGCAAAATTCTGTGTTTGAAGGTGAATTAACAGAGGCTCAGTTAGATAGAATTATTTTTTGGTTTAAAGGGCACTTGGATTTAAAAAGCGATTCAGTTTTGATATATACTGCTAGTTCTCAAAAGTGGCTATCGAAAAGAATAATAGGGATAGAGAAAAATTCTACTGATAATATTTTATGA
- a CDS encoding ATP-binding protein gives MNNLVQEVLREYEMLRDKSLKEALMRRQEVYRKIPEISNIDDEIKDIGIEISKSIFLKPQKHKDLLENLRSRLNALKKKKADLLRSNGYPETYMEQKFECNICKDTGYVNNKRCKCFEQKLINLYYRQSSIEDITKIENFSNFDYYLYSDKPYKGKMSPRENMKSIVDVAKDFIDNFDNEKESLFFYGDSGLGKTFLSNCIAKELLDRGKVVLYRTAPDLVEGLRLNKLNSDNDSYYEYTDLLRECDLLIIDDLGTEPITPFSLQEIFSIVNARLLANKKFIISTNLPLSEVMNIYPERLCSRILGNFKLLNFYGEDIRIKRKTIN, from the coding sequence GTGAATAACTTGGTTCAAGAGGTTTTAAGGGAATATGAGATGCTGAGGGACAAGTCCTTAAAGGAAGCTCTTATGAGGCGGCAAGAAGTGTACAGAAAAATTCCCGAGATATCAAATATAGATGACGAGATAAAAGACATAGGCATAGAAATCTCTAAATCCATATTTCTAAAGCCTCAAAAACATAAGGATCTTTTAGAAAACTTAAGAAGTAGGCTCAACGCTTTAAAAAAGAAAAAAGCCGATTTATTAAGGTCAAATGGTTATCCTGAAACGTACATGGAGCAAAAATTTGAATGTAATATCTGCAAAGATACAGGCTATGTCAATAACAAGAGATGCAAATGTTTTGAGCAAAAACTTATAAACTTATACTACAGGCAGTCCAGCATAGAAGACATTACAAAAATTGAAAATTTCAGCAATTTTGACTATTATCTATACTCTGATAAACCTTATAAAGGCAAAATGTCTCCGCGGGAAAACATGAAAAGTATAGTCGATGTTGCAAAAGATTTTATAGATAATTTTGATAATGAGAAAGAAAGTTTGTTTTTTTATGGTGACTCAGGACTTGGTAAGACGTTTCTCTCAAACTGTATAGCAAAAGAACTACTGGACAGAGGCAAAGTAGTGCTATATAGGACAGCTCCAGACCTTGTAGAAGGATTAAGGCTTAATAAGTTGAACTCTGACAACGATTCGTACTACGAGTATACGGATTTGCTTAGAGAATGTGACTTACTTATAATAGATGACCTGGGGACTGAACCTATAACTCCTTTCAGCCTCCAGGAGATCTTCAGCATTGTAAATGCAAGGCTTTTAGCAAATAAAAAATTCATAATATCAACTAATCTACCGCTTTCTGAAGTTATGAATATATATCCTGAAAGATTGTGCTCAAGGATACTTGGCAATTTCAAACTTTTAAATTTTTACGGTGAAGACATAAGGATTAAAAGAAAAACTATAAATTAA
- the ytaF gene encoding sporulation membrane protein YtaF, translating to MHFIYSLFIALANNIDNISVRIAYSVRGIKITAVKNLWISLITFIISSIAAMSGNIISGVLSKHISSILSMILFISIGLWIAIEPYLKKNTDNPNDINDKAKNIYDILKKPEEADVDDSKDIDFKEATFLGIALSINNIGGGLSAGMIGLNSFFIGFLSALISFIALWIGNYVTNFLNRWNFKRKATIIAGLILILIGIKQVI from the coding sequence ATGCACTTTATTTATTCACTGTTCATCGCTTTAGCCAACAACATAGACAACATAAGCGTCAGAATAGCCTACAGCGTAAGAGGAATAAAAATCACCGCAGTAAAAAATTTGTGGATATCCCTGATAACATTTATAATATCATCCATCGCCGCCATGTCTGGCAACATAATATCTGGAGTACTTAGTAAGCACATAAGTTCCATATTGAGCATGATTCTCTTTATCTCTATAGGCCTTTGGATAGCTATTGAACCGTATTTAAAAAAAAACACTGACAATCCTAATGATATAAACGACAAAGCGAAAAACATATACGACATATTGAAAAAGCCTGAGGAAGCCGATGTGGATGATTCTAAAGACATTGACTTTAAAGAAGCTACATTTCTAGGCATCGCCCTTTCTATAAACAATATTGGAGGGGGATTAAGCGCTGGCATGATAGGGCTAAATTCTTTTTTTATAGGATTTCTGTCTGCTCTTATAAGTTTCATAGCCTTATGGATTGGAAATTATGTGACAAACTTTTTAAATAGATGGAACTTTAAAAGAAAGGCGACAATCATTGCTGGATTGATATTGATACTCATAGGCATAAAACAGGTAATATAA
- the cas4 gene encoding CRISPR-associated protein Cas4 produces the protein MDLATGTEVNYYFVCKHKLWLFTHGINMEHNSDYVDIGNAIHERSFQREDKEILLDGRIKIDFIKNQMEIHETKKSKAMEEATKYQVLYYIYYLKTKGIENVTGILHYMDNHSKEEINLSEESEDEIKVIIEEINKIKSADKPPAIVKSRVCTKCSYYELCFS, from the coding sequence ATGGATTTAGCGACGGGTACAGAGGTAAATTATTATTTCGTCTGCAAGCACAAATTATGGCTTTTCACACATGGCATAAACATGGAACATAATTCAGATTATGTTGACATAGGGAATGCTATTCATGAAAGAAGTTTTCAAAGAGAAGATAAAGAGATTCTTCTAGATGGGCGGATAAAAATCGATTTTATTAAAAATCAGATGGAAATACACGAAACCAAAAAGAGTAAGGCTATGGAAGAAGCTACGAAATACCAAGTTTTATACTATATTTATTATTTAAAGACAAAAGGTATAGAAAATGTTACAGGGATCTTACATTATATGGATAACCATTCAAAAGAAGAAATTAATCTTAGTGAGGAAAGTGAAGATGAAATAAAAGTGATAATCGAAGAAATCAATAAAATAAAATCTGCAGATAAACCGCCGGCGATAGTAAAAAGTAGAGTTTGTACAAAGTGCAGCTATTATGAATTGTGTTTTAGTTAG
- a CDS encoding copper amine oxidase N-terminal domain-containing protein, with amino-acid sequence MFRNRYKLIVSIIIIILLLLGNVYAVPYIRLIINGQQVYTDVPPQIVNGTTLVPIRVISETLGAKVNWDGNTQTVTVDMPQYTPEAKMVEHYWETTNDNTGNITPPAIDSSVSGTLNSYLKDAYTLLKQKAPEAYKLVCAYISKVSEAETTTDSNVFATTYSNTHTIVFNTPALKMFNNNPYFYNVECIAITLAHEAYHGQQMASGSFEPNNVNCNEATAYTYEYFVAKQLGVPQDLLNWIKTQITNNLN; translated from the coding sequence ATGTTTAGAAATAGATACAAATTAATAGTATCTATCATCATTATTATACTACTTTTATTAGGAAATGTATATGCTGTACCGTATATAAGGTTAATAATCAATGGACAACAGGTATATACAGACGTGCCACCCCAAATAGTAAATGGTACTACGTTAGTACCGATTCGTGTAATTTCAGAAACATTAGGTGCAAAAGTAAATTGGGATGGTAACACCCAAACTGTTACAGTAGACATGCCACAGTACACGCCTGAAGCCAAAATGGTAGAACATTATTGGGAAACTACCAATGACAATACCGGCAATATCACACCTCCGGCAATTGATAGTTCTGTTTCGGGCACACTAAATAGCTATTTGAAAGACGCATATACACTTTTGAAACAGAAAGCACCGGAAGCATATAAGTTAGTATGTGCCTATATATCAAAGGTTAGTGAAGCTGAAACAACAACTGATAGTAATGTATTTGCAACAACGTATTCAAATACACATACGATTGTATTTAATACACCAGCTTTGAAGATGTTCAACAATAACCCCTATTTTTATAACGTTGAATGTATTGCTATTACTTTAGCGCATGAAGCATATCATGGGCAACAAATGGCATCAGGTTCATTTGAACCAAACAACGTCAATTGTAATGAAGCAACAGCGTACACATACGAATATTTTGTAGCAAAACAGTTAGGTGTACCCCAAGATTTACTCAATTGGATTAAGACCCAGATAACTAATAACCTGAATTAA
- the cas6 gene encoding CRISPR-associated endoribonuclease Cas6 gives MRIKITLLPEEYKSLNINYNYFLSGWVYNTLKKANREFAEHLHEKGYRYGKKVFKLFTFSQLRSKKLKIIDDEIMFLDETYLYITSPKKEFMLNFVTEVLNNEFLKLQDYQFRIKSVEMLKEPEFSNKEDKFICLSPIVMSTAIEIDGKRKSINLPLHDSRFIENIKNNLIEKYYVLYNTLPDNLNINIDFDVNYYMKNPNGKRIKFKNVYVKGYMVPFTMSGNPDLIKVAYECGLGEKNSAGFGMIQKIK, from the coding sequence TTGAGGATAAAAATAACATTATTGCCGGAAGAATATAAAAGTTTAAATATAAATTATAATTACTTTTTGTCTGGATGGGTGTATAACACTTTAAAAAAAGCGAATAGAGAATTTGCGGAACACCTTCACGAAAAAGGATATAGATATGGAAAGAAAGTTTTTAAGTTATTTACTTTTTCTCAATTGCGCAGTAAAAAGCTCAAAATAATCGATGATGAGATAATGTTTTTGGATGAAACATACCTATACATAACCTCTCCCAAAAAAGAGTTTATGTTAAATTTTGTGACCGAAGTATTAAACAATGAGTTTTTAAAATTACAAGATTATCAATTTAGGATTAAGAGTGTGGAGATGTTAAAAGAACCGGAATTCAGTAATAAAGAAGATAAATTTATATGTTTATCTCCAATAGTTATGTCTACCGCTATTGAAATTGATGGGAAGAGGAAAAGTATAAATCTACCTTTACATGATTCTCGATTTATTGAAAATATAAAAAATAATTTAATTGAGAAATACTATGTTTTATATAACACGCTTCCAGATAATTTAAATATAAACATAGATTTTGATGTAAATTATTATATGAAAAATCCTAATGGGAAGAGAATAAAATTCAAAAATGTTTATGTTAAAGGATATATGGTACCTTTTACAATGTCAGGTAATCCTGATTTAATAAAAGTAGCATACGAATGTGGATTAGGGGAAAAGAACAGTGCTGGATTTGGAATGATACAAAAAATAAAATGA